One segment of Streptomyces bathyalis DNA contains the following:
- a CDS encoding PadR family transcriptional regulator, which yields MSRRSGILEFAVLGLLRESPMHGYELRKRLNTSLGVFRAFSYGSLYPCLKTLLQRGWLSEEHEPSRPPAESERTEREALSASLAGRRAKIVYRLTAAGKEHFEELLSQTGPDAWEDEHFGVRFAFFGQTSRDVRMRVLEGRRSRLEERLAKMRASLARTRERLDTYTLELQRHGMESVEREVRWLTELIESERTGRDLEAGIEPGSPPRRQGDAGGRPRHGDRTPPDPSEDTA from the coding sequence CTCGGCCTGCTTCGCGAATCACCCATGCACGGCTATGAGCTGCGAAAACGGCTCAACACCTCGCTGGGTGTCTTCCGCGCCTTCAGCTACGGGTCGCTCTACCCATGCCTCAAGACCCTTTTGCAGCGCGGATGGTTGAGCGAGGAGCACGAGCCGTCCCGCCCGCCGGCGGAGAGCGAACGCACCGAACGGGAGGCCCTCTCGGCGTCACTGGCGGGCCGCCGGGCAAAAATCGTCTACAGATTGACCGCGGCCGGAAAAGAACACTTCGAGGAGCTTCTTTCACAGACCGGACCGGACGCGTGGGAAGACGAACACTTCGGTGTCCGCTTCGCCTTTTTCGGGCAGACCTCGCGGGACGTGCGGATGCGCGTCCTGGAGGGGCGCCGCAGCCGCCTCGAGGAACGCCTCGCGAAGATGCGCGCCTCGCTCGCCCGCACACGCGAACGGCTCGACACCTACACCCTCGAACTGCAGCGCCACGGAATGGAATCCGTGGAGCGCGAAGTCCGCTGGCTCACCGAGCTCATCGAGAGCGAGCGGACCGGGCGCGACCTGGAGGCGGGCATCGAGCCCGGTTCTCCACCGCGCCGGCAAGGAGACGCGGGAGGCCGGCCCCGGCATGGGGATCGCACCCCGCCGGATCCGTCCGAGGACACCGCATGA